A genomic segment from Agromyces sp. CF514 encodes:
- a CDS encoding TetR/AcrR family transcriptional regulator, whose translation MITVDGQAARVLTAYTDLLVERGIRGATLEAVASRAGLSKSGALHHYSSVGALRAALFVELRAQARRDADELRAEPEKAVRYYLVSSLDRDSELERVIDAGYRIAQTGDETALAVLRECRDDWLDALVAATGDESLARMVLFVGDGMNHNALLSLREGDDVLTEPRVDELVGVLEGLRRDAARG comes from the coding sequence ATGATCACCGTCGACGGCCAGGCCGCCAGAGTCCTCACCGCGTACACGGACCTGCTCGTCGAGCGGGGCATCCGCGGTGCGACGCTCGAGGCCGTTGCGAGCCGGGCCGGCCTCTCGAAGTCGGGTGCGCTGCACCACTACTCGTCGGTCGGGGCGCTGCGTGCCGCGTTGTTCGTCGAGCTGCGCGCCCAGGCGCGACGCGACGCCGACGAGCTGCGTGCGGAACCCGAGAAGGCGGTGCGCTACTACCTCGTGTCCTCGCTCGATCGCGACAGCGAGCTCGAGCGCGTGATCGACGCGGGGTACCGCATCGCGCAGACGGGCGATGAGACGGCCCTCGCCGTGCTTCGGGAATGCCGTGACGACTGGCTCGACGCCCTCGTCGCGGCGACGGGCGATGAGAGCCTCGCGCGCATGGTGCTCTTCGTCGGCGACGGCATGAACCACAACGCCCTGCTCAGCCTGCGCGAGGGCGATGACGTGCTCACCGAGCCGCGCGTCGACGAGCTCGTCGGGGTGCTCGAGGGCCTCCGGCGCGACGCAGCGCGAGGCTGA
- a CDS encoding MarR family winged helix-turn-helix transcriptional regulator: MARRTPSAQELHRRAVATYVKAGGEESVQRVITAVQGLTKKLDQWYARQLVDLEVTAGEWAVVTSLAKAGEALTPSQLAELTNVAPSSMTHRLDKLVERGLVERTPDAENRTRIFVNLTDAGWQLFSVAIRGSDVVESDVLQDLSDAERGELARLLEVVIARLDDVDA; this comes from the coding sequence ATGGCCAGACGAACTCCGAGCGCCCAGGAACTCCATCGGCGCGCCGTCGCGACGTACGTCAAGGCCGGCGGCGAGGAGTCGGTGCAGCGGGTCATCACCGCGGTGCAGGGCCTCACCAAGAAGCTCGACCAGTGGTACGCCCGCCAGCTCGTGGACCTCGAGGTCACCGCGGGCGAGTGGGCCGTCGTGACCTCGCTCGCCAAGGCCGGGGAGGCCCTGACGCCGAGCCAGCTCGCCGAGCTCACGAACGTCGCCCCCTCCTCGATGACGCACCGCCTCGACAAGCTCGTGGAGCGCGGCCTCGTCGAGCGCACGCCCGACGCCGAGAACCGCACCCGCATCTTCGTGAACCTCACGGATGCCGGCTGGCAGCTGTTCAGCGTCGCGATCCGCGGATCCGACGTCGTCGAGTCCGACGTGCTGCAGGACCTGAGCGACGCCGAACGCGGCGAGCTCGCGCGGCTGCTCGAGGTCGTCATCGCACGTCTCGACGACGTCGACGCCTAG
- a CDS encoding ABC transporter permease: protein MSTTLDRPATPRFVDSVSLIAGREISMRLRSKTFLISTGVLMLAVLASVVLGSLFGGQNEATKVAVVAGASSAVEGNAALDPVPVDDQAAGEQLLRDGEVDAIVVPSASDPLGITVIGLDQAPTGVASALAISPSVELLEPAAVDPMLAYFVAFGFGIVFFMSAITFGSTIAQSVVEEKQTRVVEILLSTVSARALLTGKVIGNSVLAFGQIIAIAVIAMLGLMLTGQKVLLGGLGASVAWFIVFFAIGFVMLAALFAATAAMVSRAEDIGSVTTPVTMLVMLPYFLIIVFRDDPTVLSIMSYVPFSAPVGMPMRVFLGSAEWWEPFVSLAILLATTVAAVLIGERIYRNSLLKTGARVKLGDALRG from the coding sequence ATGAGCACCACCCTCGATCGTCCGGCCACTCCCCGCTTCGTCGACAGCGTGAGCCTCATCGCGGGCCGCGAGATCTCGATGCGCCTGCGCAGCAAGACGTTCCTCATCTCGACGGGCGTGCTCATGCTCGCCGTGCTCGCCTCGGTCGTGCTCGGCAGCCTGTTCGGCGGGCAGAACGAGGCGACGAAGGTCGCCGTCGTCGCGGGCGCCTCGTCCGCGGTCGAGGGCAATGCCGCGCTCGACCCCGTGCCGGTCGACGACCAGGCCGCCGGCGAGCAGCTGCTGCGCGACGGCGAGGTCGACGCGATCGTCGTGCCCTCGGCCTCCGACCCGCTGGGCATCACCGTGATCGGGCTCGACCAGGCCCCGACCGGTGTCGCCTCGGCGCTCGCGATCTCCCCGAGCGTCGAGCTGCTCGAGCCGGCCGCGGTCGACCCGATGCTCGCGTACTTCGTCGCCTTCGGCTTCGGCATCGTGTTCTTCATGTCGGCGATCACGTTCGGCTCGACCATCGCGCAGTCCGTCGTCGAGGAGAAGCAGACCCGCGTGGTCGAGATCCTGCTCTCGACCGTCTCGGCACGCGCACTGCTGACGGGCAAGGTCATCGGCAACAGCGTGCTGGCGTTCGGGCAGATCATCGCGATCGCGGTGATCGCGATGCTGGGGCTCATGCTCACCGGGCAGAAGGTGCTGCTCGGCGGGCTCGGCGCCTCGGTCGCCTGGTTCATCGTCTTCTTCGCGATCGGCTTCGTGATGCTCGCCGCCCTGTTCGCGGCGACCGCGGCCATGGTCTCGCGCGCCGAGGACATCGGCTCGGTCACCACGCCCGTGACGATGCTCGTGATGCTGCCCTACTTCCTCATCATCGTGTTCAGGGACGACCCGACGGTGCTCTCGATCATGAGCTACGTGCCGTTCTCGGCGCCCGTCGGCATGCCGATGCGCGTGTTCCTCGGCTCCGCCGAGTGGTGGGAGCCGTTCGTCTCGCTCGCGATCCTGCTCGCGACGACGGTCGCCGCGGTGCTCATCGGCGAGCGCATCTACCGCAACTCGCTGCTGAAGACCGGCGCCCGCGTGAAGCTCGGCGACGCCCTGCGCGGCTGA
- a CDS encoding nitroreductase family protein, giving the protein MTLVTDLTSRRAATEAPLIDPLADRWSPRAFDPAAVVDTETLRTIFEAARWAPSANNTQPWRFIVARRGTEAFTTIHNALAGFNQAWADSAAVLIVNVAETSDAEGRPRPWARYDLGQAVAHMTVQAQHEGLHTHQMGGFDAAAIHDAFGLPENQEVVSITTVGALGNIDALPDVLREREVAPRERKALDEFVIVGA; this is encoded by the coding sequence ATGACCCTCGTCACCGATCTCACCTCGCGTCGCGCCGCCACCGAGGCGCCGCTCATCGACCCGCTCGCCGACCGTTGGAGCCCCCGCGCGTTCGACCCGGCGGCCGTCGTCGACACCGAGACCCTGCGCACGATCTTCGAGGCGGCCCGGTGGGCGCCTTCGGCCAACAACACGCAGCCGTGGCGCTTCATCGTCGCTCGACGCGGCACCGAGGCCTTCACGACCATCCACAACGCGCTCGCGGGCTTCAACCAGGCCTGGGCCGACTCGGCCGCCGTGCTCATCGTGAACGTCGCCGAGACCTCCGACGCCGAGGGCCGTCCGCGCCCGTGGGCGCGGTACGACCTCGGCCAGGCGGTGGCGCACATGACCGTGCAGGCGCAGCACGAGGGTCTGCACACCCACCAGATGGGCGGCTTCGACGCGGCAGCCATCCATGACGCGTTCGGCCTCCCCGAGAACCAGGAGGTCGTCTCGATCACCACCGTCGGCGCCCTCGGTAACATCGACGCGCTGCCCGACGTGCTCCGCGAGCGCGAGGTCGCACCGCGCGAGCGCAAGGCGCTCGACGAGTTCGTCATCGTCGGCGCCTAG
- a CDS encoding Lrp/AsnC family transcriptional regulator encodes MTSAVMMRVSGLDDLDLQILHALQVEPRVPWTTLAPILGSDPATLARRWARIEQAGFAWLTTLPGRADESASAIIEFSCAPGQATRTAEELALDPAVYSIDLTSGRRDLIATLVAANDAELAEAVIERFGRLPGVRSVQSHIVNLTLRLGSSWTVRALSDGQVARIPAPRPPRASSAKHVDAAIVEGMRRVLERDGRASYGMIAERLGISPQRAGDYLARLRQTERLLIRADVSGPYSTWPIVSWFFVQVPTATIESSAAMLAQMPEVQFATVVTGPYNLILAVSSKSRTEVVQREAELERRLPGARIVDRSMVLRVHKHLGRLISPDGFATGESIPLG; translated from the coding sequence GTGACTTCGGCGGTGATGATGCGCGTTTCCGGTCTGGACGACCTCGATCTGCAGATTCTCCACGCCCTGCAGGTCGAACCCCGGGTTCCCTGGACGACGCTCGCCCCGATCCTCGGCAGCGATCCGGCGACGCTCGCACGACGCTGGGCGCGCATCGAGCAGGCGGGATTCGCATGGCTCACGACCCTGCCGGGCCGTGCCGACGAGTCCGCCTCGGCGATCATCGAGTTCAGCTGCGCACCGGGCCAGGCGACGAGGACCGCCGAGGAGCTCGCGCTCGATCCCGCCGTCTACTCCATCGACCTCACGAGCGGTCGGCGCGACCTGATCGCCACGCTCGTCGCCGCGAACGACGCCGAGCTCGCCGAGGCCGTCATCGAGCGGTTCGGCCGCCTGCCCGGGGTGCGCTCGGTGCAGTCGCACATCGTCAACCTCACCCTGCGACTCGGGTCGAGCTGGACCGTGCGCGCCCTCTCCGACGGGCAGGTCGCGCGCATCCCCGCTCCTCGCCCGCCCCGGGCCAGCTCGGCCAAGCACGTCGACGCGGCCATCGTCGAAGGCATGCGGCGCGTGCTCGAACGCGACGGGCGCGCCTCGTACGGCATGATCGCCGAGCGGCTCGGCATCAGTCCGCAGCGGGCCGGCGACTACCTCGCGAGGCTGCGGCAGACCGAGCGCCTGCTCATCCGCGCCGACGTCTCCGGGCCGTACTCGACCTGGCCGATCGTGTCGTGGTTCTTCGTGCAGGTGCCCACCGCGACCATCGAATCGAGCGCCGCCATGCTCGCCCAGATGCCCGAGGTCCAGTTCGCCACGGTCGTGACCGGCCCGTACAACCTCATCCTCGCGGTGAGCTCGAAGTCGCGCACCGAGGTCGTGCAGCGCGAGGCCGAGCTCGAGCGCCGCCTGCCGGGCGCGCGCATCGTCGACCGCTCCATGGTGCTCCGCGTGCACAAGCACCTCGGGCGCCTGATCTCCCCCGACGGGTTCGCCACGGGCGAGAGCATCCCGCTCGGCTGA
- a CDS encoding alkaline phosphatase family protein has translation MPSPNRALRAVSTSFLAAALVATPLCAQAAQAAPAAMPAPAAAPDTGRSAKTLVVGIDGASFDFLEAAEMPNLDGLRAGGLTSASNLYAQPMAGTVSGAGWSTIATGVWPDKHNVVDNSFSNPKYGEYPDYLSRIEAATPQRDTLVVGTWTPIPQMVFGSKVDTRIAGGSDVGTTAKAVEALSAGDPDDVFVHLDDVDGAGHSVGTNGAAYAAALKKVDGQLGQILAAVESRPTRSTEDWTIIVTADHGHTPTGGHGGSTPAERKTFVVATGPGIAAGSVRNDVKIVDIAPTVLAADGIAADPAWKLDGTAIGDLKADDFDALRPVLQGKVDETRPANGVLGWTHTTPEGWSIDNSRMPAGGVAEWAGWSFATDDFWTNVELGQRRETSVRSRDVFAVADSDEWDDKSHAAGQFDSTLVSPAYPLTGAATATLAYATNYFIDGPQSAEVLVSYDGGAPQSLKAYAANTNANERLAFDVPAGARTAQFRFHYTGTNSAFWTVDRVALEQDAAPELPDTTKPVATLAAPTAAGPFRALDVQVDATDDRGLKRIVANVYRDGTLVKSTQSAMNGATAGTHRATVSLPDGAYTVKFNAEDLAGNIARTGTFAFTIDATAPTATVKTGAGETIGADGVYDRVSFKLYDAGKIDKVVLNGVVKDLTNNAWSDLNGVKPGVLGAVRGANTLVVHDVAGNTSTVAFTLN, from the coding sequence ATGCCCTCGCCGAACCGCGCACTCCGCGCCGTCTCGACCTCGTTCCTCGCCGCCGCGCTCGTCGCGACGCCGCTCTGCGCACAGGCCGCGCAGGCCGCTCCGGCCGCCATGCCCGCTCCGGCCGCCGCGCCCGACACGGGCCGCTCGGCCAAGACCCTGGTCGTCGGCATCGACGGAGCGAGCTTCGACTTCCTCGAGGCGGCCGAGATGCCGAACCTCGACGGCCTGCGAGCGGGCGGGCTCACGTCCGCGAGCAACCTCTACGCCCAGCCCATGGCCGGCACGGTGTCGGGCGCCGGCTGGTCGACCATCGCGACGGGCGTCTGGCCCGACAAGCACAACGTGGTCGACAACTCGTTCAGCAACCCGAAGTACGGCGAGTACCCCGACTACCTCTCGCGTATCGAGGCAGCGACTCCGCAACGCGACACCCTCGTCGTCGGGACCTGGACGCCGATCCCGCAGATGGTCTTCGGCTCGAAGGTCGATACCCGCATCGCCGGCGGCAGCGATGTCGGCACGACCGCGAAGGCCGTCGAGGCCCTGAGCGCGGGCGACCCCGACGACGTGTTCGTGCACCTCGACGACGTCGACGGCGCGGGCCACTCGGTGGGCACGAACGGCGCCGCCTACGCGGCAGCGCTGAAAAAGGTCGACGGCCAGCTCGGCCAGATCCTCGCAGCCGTCGAGTCCCGGCCCACGCGGTCGACCGAGGACTGGACGATCATCGTCACGGCCGACCACGGCCACACCCCGACCGGCGGCCACGGCGGCAGCACGCCCGCCGAGCGCAAGACGTTCGTGGTCGCCACGGGCCCCGGCATCGCGGCCGGGTCCGTTCGCAACGACGTGAAGATCGTCGACATCGCGCCGACCGTGCTCGCCGCCGACGGCATCGCGGCCGACCCCGCGTGGAAGCTCGACGGTACCGCGATCGGCGACCTCAAGGCCGACGACTTCGACGCCCTCCGTCCGGTGCTGCAGGGCAAGGTCGACGAGACCCGCCCGGCGAACGGCGTGCTCGGATGGACGCACACGACCCCCGAAGGCTGGAGCATCGACAACTCGAGGATGCCCGCCGGCGGGGTCGCCGAGTGGGCGGGCTGGTCGTTCGCGACCGACGACTTCTGGACGAACGTCGAGCTCGGCCAGCGCCGGGAGACGAGCGTGCGCAGCCGCGACGTCTTCGCCGTGGCCGACTCCGACGAGTGGGACGACAAGTCGCACGCGGCTGGCCAGTTCGATTCGACGCTCGTGAGCCCCGCGTACCCGCTCACCGGCGCAGCGACCGCCACCCTCGCCTACGCCACGAACTACTTCATCGACGGTCCGCAGTCGGCCGAGGTGCTCGTGAGCTACGACGGCGGCGCGCCGCAGTCGCTCAAGGCCTACGCGGCGAACACGAACGCGAATGAGCGCCTGGCGTTCGACGTGCCTGCGGGCGCGAGGACCGCGCAGTTCCGCTTCCACTACACGGGCACGAACAGCGCGTTCTGGACCGTCGACCGCGTCGCCCTCGAGCAGGATGCCGCGCCCGAGCTCCCCGACACGACCAAGCCCGTCGCCACGCTCGCCGCACCGACGGCCGCCGGGCCGTTCCGCGCACTCGACGTGCAGGTCGACGCGACGGACGACCGCGGCCTCAAGCGCATCGTCGCGAACGTCTACCGCGACGGCACGCTCGTCAAGAGCACGCAGAGCGCGATGAACGGCGCGACCGCCGGCACCCACCGCGCGACCGTGTCCCTGCCCGACGGTGCCTACACCGTGAAGTTCAACGCCGAGGACCTTGCGGGCAACATCGCCAGGACGGGGACCTTCGCCTTCACGATCGACGCCACCGCGCCGACCGCGACCGTCAAGACCGGCGCCGGCGAGACGATCGGCGCCGACGGCGTCTACGACCGCGTGAGCTTCAAGCTGTACGACGCGGGCAAGATCGACAAGGTCGTGCTCAACGGCGTCGTGAAGGACCTGACGAACAACGCCTGGTCCGACCTCAACGGGGTCAAGCCAGGCGTGCTCGGCGCGGTCCGCGGCGCCAACACGCTCGTCGTCCATGACGTGGCCGGCAACACCTCGACCGTCGCGTTCACCCTGAACTGA
- a CDS encoding low specificity L-threonine aldolase: MSLENTPIHDVTVRGFASDNYSGVHPEVLAAIAAANGGHQVAYGEDAYTERLQQVFAHHFGEGVEAFPVFNGTGANVTGLQSMLPRWGAVISAKTAHINSDEGGAPERVGGMKLLTVVAPDGKLTPELIDEEAWGWGDEHRAQPLVVSITQTSELGTLYTPDEVRAIADHAHEHGMLLHMDGARLSNAAASLGLPLRAFTRDAGVDVLSFGGTKNGALGAEAIVVLNPAASEGLKYLRKLNMQLASKMRFVSAQLIALLEGDLWLESASHANAMARRLREALDAGIAAGELPGLGFSQPTQSNGVFAVLPLGVADRLRDRGFKFYDWDAAKGEVRWMCSFDTSEADIDAFVAGIREELAAA; the protein is encoded by the coding sequence GTGAGTCTCGAGAACACCCCCATCCACGACGTGACCGTGCGCGGCTTCGCCTCCGACAACTACTCGGGCGTGCACCCCGAGGTCCTGGCCGCGATCGCTGCAGCGAACGGCGGTCATCAGGTCGCCTACGGCGAAGACGCCTACACCGAGCGCCTGCAGCAGGTCTTCGCCCACCACTTCGGCGAGGGCGTCGAGGCCTTCCCGGTCTTCAACGGAACGGGCGCGAACGTCACGGGCCTGCAGTCGATGCTTCCTCGCTGGGGTGCCGTGATCTCGGCGAAGACCGCGCACATCAACTCCGACGAAGGCGGTGCGCCCGAGCGCGTCGGCGGCATGAAGCTGCTCACCGTGGTCGCGCCCGACGGCAAGCTCACGCCCGAGCTCATCGACGAAGAGGCATGGGGCTGGGGCGACGAGCACCGCGCACAGCCGCTCGTCGTGTCGATCACGCAGACCTCCGAGCTCGGCACGCTCTACACGCCCGACGAGGTGCGCGCGATCGCCGATCACGCCCACGAGCACGGCATGCTCCTGCACATGGACGGCGCCCGCCTCTCGAACGCAGCCGCCTCGCTCGGCCTGCCGCTGCGCGCGTTCACGCGCGACGCCGGCGTCGACGTGCTGAGCTTCGGCGGCACCAAGAACGGTGCGCTCGGGGCCGAGGCGATCGTGGTGCTGAACCCCGCCGCATCCGAGGGCCTGAAGTACCTGCGCAAGCTCAACATGCAGCTCGCCTCGAAGATGCGCTTCGTGTCGGCGCAGCTCATCGCGCTGCTCGAGGGCGACCTGTGGCTCGAGAGCGCCTCGCACGCGAACGCCATGGCCCGCCGCCTGCGCGAAGCACTCGACGCGGGCATCGCCGCGGGCGAACTGCCGGGCCTCGGCTTCAGCCAGCCCACGCAGTCCAACGGCGTGTTCGCGGTGCTGCCCCTCGGCGTCGCCGACCGCCTGCGCGACCGCGGCTTCAAGTTCTACGACTGGGATGCCGCCAAGGGCGAGGTCCGCTGGATGTGCTCGTTCGACACGAGCGAGGCCGACATCGACGCGTTCGTCGCGGGCATCCGCGAGGAGCTCGCGGCCGCGTAG
- a CDS encoding MFS transporter — MRAKLLVLASAIGSLGWGAVLPYQYAYAADTREWGALIAAGASSLFSVGALVAAPLAGRLADRFDPVRVAVIAQVLGAAGVASLVFADVPALFLAGMLVFGLGLSAAVPAKQVLALNWSSSADRRKIFAYKFTAESLGMAAGAFLAGLVVDLNRADGLDIGFLMAAGGFVLSSAIIALAGRMSRAGAPAFKSPAGVRGVVESPATGALGVVDAATGAIAVVDLDGDGHADGAARSRGALRLIFAQPAMRWTAVVTIALALGFYAQFESGLPAYGLTVLDIDPSAIGMAAAVNCLVIVALQVIVVKLTAKRGAPALLMVVGSVWVVSWLILSAAQFAPGVATAMFVMTYGIFAVGETIYSPVLNPLTAQLAPKGMVGQTLGTIAALQTAFSAAGPLVAGVLLGAGLTDAFLGMHLAVSVVAVFAAWRIKRALAATPAPTETVAAGATPSVSEVRSREEPPTTPVDLVRA, encoded by the coding sequence ATGCGCGCGAAACTGCTCGTGCTCGCCAGCGCCATCGGCTCGCTCGGCTGGGGAGCCGTGCTGCCCTACCAGTACGCCTACGCGGCCGACACTCGGGAGTGGGGCGCGCTGATCGCGGCCGGTGCCTCGTCGCTCTTCTCGGTGGGGGCGCTCGTCGCGGCGCCTCTCGCCGGCCGACTGGCCGACCGCTTCGACCCCGTCCGCGTCGCCGTCATCGCCCAGGTGCTCGGCGCGGCGGGCGTCGCGTCGCTCGTGTTCGCCGACGTTCCGGCGCTCTTCCTCGCTGGCATGCTCGTGTTCGGACTCGGCCTGTCGGCCGCCGTGCCGGCCAAGCAGGTGCTCGCGCTGAACTGGTCGTCGAGCGCGGATCGCCGCAAGATCTTCGCCTACAAGTTCACCGCCGAGTCGCTCGGCATGGCGGCCGGCGCGTTCCTCGCGGGGCTCGTCGTCGATCTGAACCGCGCCGACGGACTCGACATCGGTTTCCTGATGGCGGCCGGCGGTTTCGTGCTGTCGTCGGCGATCATCGCCCTCGCCGGGCGGATGTCTCGAGCGGGCGCGCCCGCGTTCAAGTCGCCGGCCGGCGTTCGCGGCGTCGTCGAGTCCCCCGCGACGGGAGCGCTCGGCGTCGTCGACGCGGCGACGGGTGCCATCGCCGTGGTCGACCTCGACGGCGACGGCCACGCCGACGGCGCCGCACGTTCGCGCGGCGCGCTGAGGCTGATCTTCGCCCAGCCGGCGATGCGCTGGACCGCGGTCGTCACCATCGCGCTCGCACTGGGGTTCTACGCCCAGTTCGAATCCGGCCTGCCGGCCTACGGCCTCACGGTGCTCGACATCGACCCCTCGGCGATCGGCATGGCTGCGGCCGTCAACTGCCTCGTCATCGTGGCGTTGCAGGTCATCGTCGTGAAGCTCACGGCGAAGCGGGGCGCGCCAGCCCTGCTCATGGTGGTCGGCAGCGTCTGGGTGGTCTCGTGGCTGATCCTCTCTGCGGCGCAGTTCGCCCCCGGCGTCGCGACGGCGATGTTCGTCATGACCTACGGCATCTTCGCTGTGGGCGAGACGATCTACAGCCCCGTACTGAACCCGCTCACGGCGCAGCTGGCGCCGAAGGGCATGGTGGGCCAGACGCTCGGCACGATCGCGGCGCTGCAGACCGCGTTCTCGGCCGCAGGCCCGCTCGTCGCAGGTGTGCTGCTCGGCGCGGGACTCACCGATGCGTTCCTCGGCATGCACCTGGCCGTGAGCGTGGTCGCCGTCTTCGCGGCCTGGCGGATCAAGCGCGCATTGGCTGCGACTCCCGCCCCGACGGAGACGGTGGCGGCGGGTGCGACGCCGAGCGTCTCCGAGGTACGGTCACGCGAGGAGCCTCCGACGACTCCGGTCGATCTCGTCCGGGCCTAG
- a CDS encoding ABC transporter ATP-binding protein produces the protein MLELHDVTKRYGERLALDHVSFSVGDGRLTGFVGGNGAGKTTTMRIILGVLASDGGTVLLDGAPVGAVDRRRFGYMPEERGLYPKMKVLEQTVYLARLHGWAPAAARANALELLERLGLGERANDTIESLSLGNQQRAQIAASLVHRPEMLVLDEPFSGLDPMAVETVQAVLADVAATGVPVLFSSHQLDIVERLCDDLVIIAGGRIAASGTGEALRAQHGTERWELLVAGDAGWLRQQAGIDVIEFDGGWAVFEAESDAAREAALAEAVGRGGLVSFTRERTSLAQIFKEVVR, from the coding sequence ATGCTCGAACTCCACGACGTCACCAAGCGCTACGGCGAGCGCCTCGCCCTCGACCACGTGAGCTTCTCGGTCGGCGACGGCCGGCTCACCGGATTCGTCGGCGGCAACGGCGCCGGCAAGACCACGACCATGCGCATCATCCTCGGCGTGCTCGCCTCCGACGGCGGAACCGTGCTGCTCGACGGCGCCCCCGTCGGCGCGGTCGACCGCCGCCGCTTCGGGTACATGCCCGAGGAGCGGGGGCTGTATCCGAAGATGAAGGTGCTCGAGCAGACCGTCTACCTCGCGCGGCTGCACGGCTGGGCTCCTGCCGCCGCCAGGGCCAATGCGCTCGAGCTGCTCGAGCGACTCGGCCTCGGCGAGCGCGCGAACGACACCATCGAGTCGCTCTCGCTCGGCAACCAGCAGCGCGCGCAGATCGCGGCGTCGCTCGTGCACCGCCCCGAGATGCTCGTGCTCGACGAGCCGTTCTCGGGCCTCGACCCGATGGCCGTCGAGACCGTGCAGGCCGTGCTCGCGGATGTCGCGGCCACCGGCGTTCCCGTGCTGTTCTCGTCGCACCAGCTCGACATCGTCGAGCGCCTCTGCGACGACCTCGTCATCATCGCGGGCGGCCGCATCGCGGCATCCGGAACCGGCGAGGCCCTGCGCGCCCAGCACGGCACCGAGCGCTGGGAGCTGCTCGTCGCAGGCGACGCCGGGTGGCTGAGGCAGCAGGCGGGCATCGACGTCATCGAGTTCGACGGCGGCTGGGCCGTGTTCGAGGCCGAGTCGGATGCCGCGCGCGAGGCCGCCCTCGCCGAGGCCGTCGGCCGCGGCGGTCTCGTCAGCTTCACCCGCGAGCGCACGTCGCTCGCCCAGATCTTCAAGGAGGTCGTGCGATGA